The genomic DNA CGCCAGCCGGGCGAGGCGCGGGCGCACCGATGCCGCCCCCACTTCCGCCCCGAGCGAGACCAACGAAACCCTTTCCCCGGCGAGCGCGGCCGTTAAGCAGGGCGCCGCCCAACGTAAGCGCCCCTCTCGCACGCCGAAAGCCGCCGGGAACGCGGCACAGAACGCTGTGGCCGAGCTTCCCGCGAACACGGAGCAGCCGGACGCGGAAGCCGCCCCCAAACCCCGTCGCGGGCGTAAGGCGAAGGCTCAGCCTGACCAAGAGGCGCCCGTTGAGCAGGCACCCGCGCCGGAAGCCGCGCCCCGCCCCGCACGTCGTGGGCGTCAGGCGAAAACTCAGACGGAACAGGCCGTCGCGGAACCCACTCCGACTGCTCCTGAGCCGGTGATGGCGGAGACCGCCCTGACCGCCGAGGAGCAGCCTGCCCCGGCCAGGACGCGGCGGAACCGGAAGCCCAAGGCCGAGGCTGAGGCCGCCCCGATCCCGGAGGTCATCCCGCCCGTCGCCGAGCTGACCGGCCCGCTCCTGCTGGAAGTCCCCAAGAAGCGGCGGGGGCGGAAGGCAAAAGCACCCGAACCCGAGGCGGTGGTCGAGCCCACCTCAATCGCCCAGGACGTGCCTCTGGACGCTGTTCTGGGCGGCGTGGAGCCCGTGGAGGTCGAGGAGCCGATGCCCCTGGCCGAGGCGACCATCACCGTCACGGGGGATGCTCAGGCCGACACGCCCGATCCCGTGGTAGACACCCTGCTTGTCGAGCCGGGAGACGACGTGCCTGCGCCGACGCCTCGCCGTAATCGCAGGTCCAGGCGAGGGGCGGAGCCGGAAGCCGAGCAGACGGCAGATACCCCCGCCACGCTCGCCCAAGACGAACCCGGGGCGACCGAACAAGCCGGAGAGGACGCCGGTCAGGGCGAGGACGACCCGGCCCGCGCCCTCGTCGTCGCGCAGCTTCGCAAGCTGGGGCGACCCATCCACGTGCGCGACCTGGAGCGCACCTTTACCCGGCAGATGCTCGACCGCCTGGGCAACTGGCGTGACCTGGAGGCGCTGCTGGACGACCTGACCCGCACGGGCGAGGTCATCCGCACCCGGCGCCGCACCTACGGCCTGCCGGAGGCGATGAGCCTGGTGCGCGGGCGCTTCCAGGCGTCGGCGGCGGGCTTCGGCTTCGTGGTGCCCGATTCGGGCGGCGAGGACTTCTACGTCGCGCCCGAGCACACAATGGAAGCCTGGAACGGCGACACCGTTCTGGTCCGCATGGAGGGCCGGGGCGATGGAGGCCGGGATGGCCGGAGCAGTGGTCCCCGCCGGGGCCAGCGCGGCGACGGCAGCCCCCGTGCCTCGGTCGCCCGCATCGTGCAGCGCGCGTACAAGCAGCTCGTGGGCACGCTGGAATTCAGCAAGGGCCACCCCATCCTGAAGCCGGACGATCCCCGTGCCCGCCACCGTATCCTGCTCCTCCCCGAGGGGCTGGAGGGGCTGGAGAGCGGTGCCCGCGTCGTGGTCGAGCTGTTCTGGCCCGAGCAGACCGGCGAGGACGAGGTCTTCGGCCAGGTCACCCGCGTGCTGGGCGAGCAGGACGACCCCGAGACCGAGACCGAGGCCGTCATCGTCAAGTACGGCCTGCGCGGCGACTTCCCGGTGGACGTGCTGGAGCAGGCGAACGCGATCCCCACCCAGATTCCGGCAGAAGCCCTGGTGGGAAGGCTCGACCTGCGCGAGTTCAACATCTTCACCGTGGACGGGCGTGACGCGAAGGACTTCGACGACGCGATCCACATCCAGCCCACGCCGGAAGGAACGTTCGTGGTGGGCGTTCACATTGCCGACGTGAGCCACTACGTCACGGAAGCCTCGCCGCTCGACAAGGAGGCGTACGCCCGCGCGACGAGCGTGTACCTGCCGGGCCGCGTGCTGCCGATGCTCCCCGAGCACCTCAGCAACGGGGTGTGCAGCCTGGTGCCGTACGAGGACCGCCTGACGATGACGGCAATGGTCCAACTCTCCGCCGAGGGTGACATCCTCGACGTGAAGCTTGCGCCCAGCGTGATCCGCTCCAAGGCGCGGCTGACCTACGACGAGGTGCAGGCGTACTCGGAGGCACTCGCCACGCTGCCCGACCACGCCCGGCACCTGGAGGGCGA from Deinococcus apachensis DSM 19763 includes the following:
- the rnr gene encoding ribonuclease R produces the protein MAETALTAEEQPAPARTRRNRKPKAEAEAAPIPEVIPPVAELTGPLLLEVPKKRRGRKAKAPEPEAVVEPTSIAQDVPLDAVLGGVEPVEVEEPMPLAEATITVTGDAQADTPDPVVDTLLVEPGDDVPAPTPRRNRRSRRGAEPEAEQTADTPATLAQDEPGATEQAGEDAGQGEDDPARALVVAQLRKLGRPIHVRDLERTFTRQMLDRLGNWRDLEALLDDLTRTGEVIRTRRRTYGLPEAMSLVRGRFQASAAGFGFVVPDSGGEDFYVAPEHTMEAWNGDTVLVRMEGRGDGGRDGRSSGPRRGQRGDGSPRASVARIVQRAYKQLVGTLEFSKGHPILKPDDPRARHRILLLPEGLEGLESGARVVVELFWPEQTGEDEVFGQVTRVLGEQDDPETETEAVIVKYGLRGDFPVDVLEQANAIPTQIPAEALVGRLDLREFNIFTVDGRDAKDFDDAIHIQPTPEGTFVVGVHIADVSHYVTEASPLDKEAYARATSVYLPGRVLPMLPEHLSNGVCSLVPYEDRLTMTAMVQLSAEGDILDVKLAPSVIRSKARLTYDEVQAYSEALATLPDHARHLEGDLHLLLKITSKLRQKRLREGSLDFKLREVKVDVGPNGRMELIPIREETARGMIEDLMLLANKVVAHYLIEREIPALFRIHEEPTLQKFQEASNAIARLGLSFPGGEPTPKAYQAVLKGVRGTPRESVVNTLLLRSMQQAKYAGENLGHFGLAFEEYLHFTSPIRRYPDLLVHRVLKGVLSGDLRANGRLVNDLRAKLPGMGDHTSDRERAAAEAERDLTKYYQAKWAQEHLGETFPGNVSGVVSSGLFVALDNGVEGKLHISNLDDDYYIYLEDAQMLRGRSNGRTFRLGDPVTVTISQVNPLARQIDFTQENDMDGNDNTTRPRARRREDREAERREKLQSVSTAAPRKFTLDDPAPVAAPGSPRPAGQERGGRGSSPRQDGRGQEGRGPARPQGGGYKRRVITLERPRNEHLRPVNITVQRMYFGDWTVDNMPPEEGQGGDRGGRGFGRDGRGGSDRGGRGQGFSRGGNDRGAVRDLNGRQGGNRAPRAPQAAQAPAQTDGGQGGDADAKRRRRRRGRRGNGNGSQG